A genomic window from Lotus japonicus ecotype B-129 chromosome 1, LjGifu_v1.2 includes:
- the LOC130743744 gene encoding calcineurin B-like protein 7 isoform X1 produces MGCYCSTSKKYKTPGYEEPTVLASETPCEYPSSSVSVSEVEALYELYMKVSNSVIEDGLIHKEEFQLALFRNKNERSLFADRIFDLFDVKRNGVIEFGEFVRSLGVFHPDAALEDKIAFAFRLYDLRQTGYIEREELKEMVLALLHESDLVLSDDMIEMIVDKTFDDADTKSDGRIDQDEWKAFVSKHPSLIKNMTLPYLKDVSLAFPSFVVRTEVEDSEL; encoded by the exons ATGGGCTGCTATTGTTCAActtcaaagaaatataaaaCACCAGGATATGAGGAGCCCACTGTTCTTGCTTCTGAGACACCTTGTGAGTATCCATCATCAAGTG TTTCTGTGAGTGAAGTAGAGGCATTATATGAACTCTATATGAAGGTCAGCAACTCAGTTATTGAAGATGGTCTTATTCACAAG GAAGAATTCCAGCTGGCACTTTTCAGGAATAAAAATGAGAGAAGTCTGTTCGCAGACAGG ATTTTTGACTTATTTGATGTCAAGCGCAATGGTGTCATTGAGTTCGGGGAATTTGTTCGATCATTGGGTGTTTTTCATCCAGATGCAGCTTTAGAAGACAAGATTGCAT ttGCTTTTCGGTTGTATGATCTGAGACAGACAGGGTATATTGAAAGAGAGGAG TTAAAGGAGATGGTATTGGCACTTCTGCACGAATCAGATCTTGTACTTTCAGATGATATGATAGAAATGATTGTGGATAAG ACTTTTGATGATGCTGATACAAAAAGTGACGGAAGGATCGATCAAGATGAGTGGAAAGCATTTGTGTCTAAACATCCATCATTGATAAAGAACATGACTCTACCATATCTGAA GGATGTTTCCTTAGCATTTCCAAGTTTTGTGGTAAGAACAGAAGTTGAAGACTCAGAGCTGTGA
- the LOC130743744 gene encoding calcineurin B-like protein 4 isoform X2 codes for MGCYCSTSKKYKTPGYEEPTVLASETPFSVSEVEALYELYMKVSNSVIEDGLIHKEEFQLALFRNKNERSLFADRIFDLFDVKRNGVIEFGEFVRSLGVFHPDAALEDKIAFAFRLYDLRQTGYIEREELKEMVLALLHESDLVLSDDMIEMIVDKTFDDADTKSDGRIDQDEWKAFVSKHPSLIKNMTLPYLKDVSLAFPSFVVRTEVEDSEL; via the exons ATGGGCTGCTATTGTTCAActtcaaagaaatataaaaCACCAGGATATGAGGAGCCCACTGTTCTTGCTTCTGAGACACCTT TTTCTGTGAGTGAAGTAGAGGCATTATATGAACTCTATATGAAGGTCAGCAACTCAGTTATTGAAGATGGTCTTATTCACAAG GAAGAATTCCAGCTGGCACTTTTCAGGAATAAAAATGAGAGAAGTCTGTTCGCAGACAGG ATTTTTGACTTATTTGATGTCAAGCGCAATGGTGTCATTGAGTTCGGGGAATTTGTTCGATCATTGGGTGTTTTTCATCCAGATGCAGCTTTAGAAGACAAGATTGCAT ttGCTTTTCGGTTGTATGATCTGAGACAGACAGGGTATATTGAAAGAGAGGAG TTAAAGGAGATGGTATTGGCACTTCTGCACGAATCAGATCTTGTACTTTCAGATGATATGATAGAAATGATTGTGGATAAG ACTTTTGATGATGCTGATACAAAAAGTGACGGAAGGATCGATCAAGATGAGTGGAAAGCATTTGTGTCTAAACATCCATCATTGATAAAGAACATGACTCTACCATATCTGAA GGATGTTTCCTTAGCATTTCCAAGTTTTGTGGTAAGAACAGAAGTTGAAGACTCAGAGCTGTGA
- the LOC130744078 gene encoding uncharacterized protein LOC130744078 yields the protein MSAAGRPRPSSLRPPQQRVPITFTEDDYGTDTGEEDDPIVVEALIANGKVRRVLIDTGSSTDIIFYDAYKTLGLSVKDLIPYDHDLIGFTGNRVLPLGYFNAYLSLGDPDVCRTVKAWFLVGKCPTAYNVIIGRPSLNVYRAIVSTHHLMLKYPWAGRAVPVRGNLTMARGCYNSSCRLAREDLKRKEPDHGKRVESFHLRAGACLTDIDPRVDQSREDQRLKPDGEARPVQVGRGPDQTTKLARDLPQDLSNRLEALLKSYGHLFAWSSADMPGIDPAFCSHKLSVDRKFKPVAQKKRQMSAEKQEAIREQTTELLKVGIIREVKYTTWLSNVVLVKKSNGKWRMCVDYTDLNKACPKHPFPLPSIDALVDNSSGYEYLSLMDAYSGYNQIPMNREDEEKTAFITDRGTYCYTMLPFGLKNVVATYQRMMTRIFGALIGSVEVYIDDIIVKTPKGGDHAADLAVVFEQLRKHNMRLNPEKCTFGVKSGKFLGYMLTSRGIELNPEKCQAIVEMKSPRMVKEVQQLAGRMAAIGRFLPKAALRALPLYALLKKGANFTWSEEAEQAFSRLKEILTSPPILSSPKPGEPLYLYLVVRDKAVSSVLVREEAGVQLPVYFASCSALKGAELRYQMLEKVALALLTTARRLRKYFQSHSIIVRTDQPVKQVLHKPDLAGRMVGWSIELFEHDIRYEPKRAIKAQVLADFLVELTSDENPPAEISWVVHVDGSSNKEGGGVGIVLQSNSGMVVEQSLRFIFPTTNNQAEYEACIAGLVTARDLGAQDILVCCDSLLVVSQANGEAQAKDPILEQYLSHLRRLAATFRKVEFRHVPRAQNDRADTLAKLASTGKPGLNRTVIQGTLALPYVSDPDRPAGVNTLSVGADDDWRAPIVKNLTTGWLPPDKLEAKKLTRSASWYTIVNGDLFKRGFSTPLLKCLSKERAEYVLAEIHEGSCGHHPAGVLWQERSSGTAITGPPWRKTLPTTSNTVTRARNMPTTA from the exons ATGTCAGCAGCTGGACGGCCTCGTCCTAGCTCCCTCCGCCCACCACAGCAGAGAGTTCCCATCACCTTCACGGAAGACGACTACGGCACAGACACCGGCGAggaggacgacccgattgtcgTGGAGGCCCTCATCGCAAACGGTAAGGTACGGCGGGTGCTCATCGATACAGGTAGTTCTACTGACATAATATTTTATGATGCTTATAAAACCTTAGGCTTATCTGTAAAAGACCTGATCCCCTATGACCACGACTTGATCGGGTTCACTGGGAACAGAGTTCTGCCATTAGGATATTTTAATGCATACCTCTCCCTAGGAGACCCTGATGTTTGCAGGACTGTCAAGGCCTGGTTTTTGGTGGGGAAATGCCCAACAGCCTACAACGTCATAATCGGCAGACCAAGCCTCAATGTCTACCGGGCCATCGTCTCCACCCACCACCTGATGTTGAAGTACCCATGGGCTGGAAGGGCGGTTCCCGTACGCGGAAACCTGACCATGGCCAGGGGGTGCTACAACTCTAGCTGCAGATTGGCGCGAGAGGATCTCAAGAGGAAAGAGCCCGACCACGGGAAAAGAGTCGAAAGCTTCCACCTCCGAGCAGGAGCATGCTTGACCGACATCGACCCGCGAGTGGACCAATCCAGAGAGGATCAGCGTCTTAAGCCGGATGGAGAGGCACGACCTGTCCAGGTCGGCCGCGGCCCTGACCAGACCACCAAACTGGCACGAGATCTCCCTCAGGATCTCTCAAACCGACTGGAGGCCCTCCTGAAGAGTTACGGGCACTTATTTGCCTGGTCGTCCGCGGATATGCCGGGCATCGACCCAGCATTCTGCAGTCACAAGCTTTCAGTGGACCGAAAATTCAAGCCAGTGGCCCAGAAAAAGAGACAAATGAGCGCGGAGAAGCAAGAAGCGATCAGGGAACAGACGACGGAACTTCTGAAGGTCGGGATCATTCGCGAAGTCAAGTACACTACTTGGCTTTCGAACGTGGTCCTGGTgaaaaaatccaatgggaagtggAGGATGTGCGTTGACTACACGGATCTGAACAAGGCCTGCCCTAAGCATCCCTTCCCCCTCCCCAGCATCGATGCTTTGGTGGATAACTCCTCGGGGTACGAATACTTGTCCCTTATGGACGCGTATTCTGGGTACAACCAGATTCCGATGAacagagaagatgaagagaagacCGCTTTTATCACCGATCGGGGGACATACTGCTACACTATGCTCCCATTCGGTCTGAAAAATGTTGTGGCCACCTACCAGCGAATGATGACCAGAATCTTTGGGGCGCTCattggt TCAGTCGAAGTCTACATTGATGACATCATCGTGAAAACACCAAAGGGAGGCGACCATGCAGCCGATCTGGCAGTTGTGTTCGAACAGTTGAGGAaacacaatatgcgcctcaaccccgaAAAATGTACCTTCGGCGTCAAGAGCGGGAAGTTCTTGGGATATATGCTCACAAGCCGTGGGATTGAACTAAACCCCGAAAAGTGTCAGGCTATtgtggaaatgaaaagccctaGGATGGTCAAGGAAGTCCAGCAATTGGCGGGGCGGATGGCAGCAATCGGGAGATTTCTCCCCAAGGCCGCCCTGAGAGCCCTACCCCTTTATGCCTTACTAAAGAAAGGAGCGAACTTTACCTGGTCGGAAGAAGCTGAACAGGCTTTCTCCCGGCTGAAAGAGATTCTCACCTCTCCACCAATCCTGTCAAGTCCAAAGCCAGGGGAGCCCCTGTACTTATACTTAGTTGTTCGAGACAAGGCAGTGAGCTCCGTACTGGTAAGAGAGGAGGCAGGAGTCCAACTCCCGGTTTACTTCGCCAGTTGCTCAGCGCTCAAGGGAGCTGAGCTCAGATATCAGATGCTCGAGAAAGTTGCACTCGCCCTCCTAACCACTGCCAGACGGCTCAGAAAGTACTTCCAATCTCATAGCATCATTGTCCGCACTGATCAACCGGTCAAACAAGTCCTCCATAAGCCAGATCTAGCCGGTCGAATGGTGGGTTGGTCGATCGAGTTGTTCGAGCATGACATTCGCTACGAACCCAAACGTGCGATCAAAGCGCAAGTCCTAGCAGACTTCCTGGTGGAACTCACGAGCGACGAAAACCCACCAGCAGAAATCTCCTGGGTCGTCCATGTGGATGGCTCGAGCAACAAAGAGGGAGGCGGTGTTGGGATCGTCCTCCAAAGCAACTCAGGGATGGTCGTAGAACAGTCGCTGCGTTTTATCTTCCCGACCACCAACAACCAAGCTGAATATGAAGCTTGCATAGCCGGTCTGGTGACGGCGCGAGACCTGGGGGCGCAGGACATACTCGTCTGTTGCGACTCTTTGCTAGTGGTCTCCCAGGCTAACGGCGAAGCACAGGCCAAGGACCCAATTCTGGAACAATACCTCTCCCACTTGAGACGGCTGGCTGCAACCTTCCGTAAGGTAGAATTCCGCCACGTCCCAAGAGCTCAAAACGACCGCGCGGATACCCTAGCAAAGCTGGCTAGCACCGGGAAACCCGGCCTGAACAGGACAGTCATTCAGGGAACCCTTGCCCTCCCCTACGTCTCAGACCCCGACCGCCCCGCTGGAGTCAACACCCTAAGCGTTGGCGCGGACGATGATTGGAGGGCCCCAATTGTTAAGAACCTCACAACGGGCTGGCTTCCACCCGACAAGTTGGAGGCAAAGAAGTTGACTAGAAGTGCTTCCTGGTACACCATCGTAAACGGGGACCTCTTTAAGAGAGGATTTTCCACCCCACTCCTCAAGTGCTTGTCGAAGGAACGAGCAGAGTATGTGCTCGCGGAGATCCATGAGGGTAGCTGTGGCCACCACCCGGCGGGCGTTCTCTGGCAAGAAAGGTCCTCCGGGACGGCTATTACTGGCCCACCCTGGAGAAAGACGCTGCCGACCACGTCAAACACTGTGACCCGTGCTAGAAACATGCCGACCACCGCTTAG